In the Azospirillum sp. TSA2s genome, AACCGCTGCTGCGCCACGCGCTCGCCGCCAATCCCTCCCTGACGGAAGCGCGCGCCGCCCTGGGCCTCGCCCTGCTCGACCTTGGGCGAGCCGATGAAGGGGAAGCGGAGTTGCGTGCCGTGCTTGCCCGCCGGCCCGACCATGCGGCGGCGGCCCTTGCCCTGGCGGGCTCGCTGCAACGCCGCGGCAAGGATGCGGAACCGGCCTACCGCCTTTACCTGACGCTGGAGCCGGCGGATGCCGAGGGCTGGAACGCCTATGGTCTCGCCCTGCAAGGTGCCGACCGCATCGAGCCCGCCGCCGATGCCTTCGCCCGCGCCGTACGGCTCGGCCCGAAGATGGCGGAGGCGATGACCAATCTGGGCACCGTCCGCCGCCTGCAGGGACTGGCCGCGGACTCCGCCGAGTTGCAACGCCGCGCGTTGGACCTGCGACCCGGCTATGCCGCCGCCCATACCAATCTGGCGCTCGCCCTTCAGGATCTGGGCGACGATGCCGGCGCGGAGCGCGAATTCACCAACGCCCTGGACGCCGATCCGGCGCAGGCGCTCGCCCGCTTCAACCGCGCCATCCTGCGCCTGCGCCAGGGCCGGTTGGCCGAGGGTTGGGAGGATTACGCCGTCCGCTTCGACTCCGGACGCCTGCGGCCGAGACGTCCCTTCAACATCCCGGAATGGGAGGGGGACGAACTTGCCGGGCGCCGCCTGCTGCTGTGGGCCGAACAGGGGTTGGGCGACGAGTTCATGTTCGGCGCCCTTCTCCCGGAAGCCCTGTCGCGTTTCCCTGCCGCCATCGTCGAATGCGAACCGCGGCTGGTCCCGCTGTTCCAGCGCTCCTTTCCCCGCACCACGGTGCGCGCGCCGACGCGGCGGCCGACCGATTCCGACTGCCATCTCCCCTTCGGCTCGCTGCCGCGCCTGCTGTGGAAGACCGCAACGGTCCCACCTCCGCCCGCCGGCTGGCTGAAGCCGGATTCGGAGCGGGTGGCGGCATGGCGGTCGCGGTTGGATGCGCTCGGCCCCGGCCTGAGGGTCGGGATTGCCTGGACCAGCCGGCGCATCACCACCGAACGGCGCCAGTCCTATACCGACCTGGAGGAGTGGAACTCCCTGTTGCGCCTGCCCGGCGTTCATGCCGTCAGCCTTCAATATGACGGACGCGAGGAAGAGATCGCTGCGGTCGAAGAGCGATTGCGCCTGCGCATCCACCGCTGGCCCGACCTCGACCAGATCGCCGATCTGGAGGGCACCGCCGCCTTGATGGCGAACCTCGATCTGGCGATCACCGTCGCGTCCTCCGCCGGGGAAATGGCGGCAGCGCTGGGCGTGCCGGTCTGGCGATTGGGACGGCGCGACTGGACGCAGCTCGGCACAGCGGTGCGTCCCTGGTTCCCCACCATGCGCTGCATCCATCCCGATGGGGCGGCCGGCATCGGTGGCGCCATTCCCAAGGCAGTGCAGATGCTTACCAGACTTTCCGCAGGTGATCTGTGAGCATTTCAGATTGGTTCTCCGAGGCGCTTCGCCATCATCAGGCCGGCGCTCTGGACGCCGCCGAACCCCTGTACCGACGTGTATTGGATGCCGAACCGCGTCACGCCGATGCCCTGCATCTGCTGGGCGTCCTGAACCACCAGCGCAACGACAACGTTCAATCCATTGATCTAATTAATAAAGCGGTCGAACTTGCGCCGGAGGTGGCGGATTACCACGCCAACAGGGGCATCGTTCTGCAACGGCTTGGCCGCCTGGAGGAAGCCGAAGCGGCGCAACGTCGTGCACTCCAACGCACCCCCACCCATGTCGGCGCCCATTTCAATCTGGGGCTGGTGCTGGCCGCGCTCGATCGGTTGGCGGAGGCCGCCGTCCATTATGCCGAAGCCGCCCGGCTGTCTCCCAATTTGGCCGACGCCCACCT is a window encoding:
- a CDS encoding tetratricopeptide repeat protein; its protein translation is MTNQRKTGNAAAATAAALVGQAVPLHQAGRLPEAEALYRQAIAVQPRQPDALHLLGMIACQTGRFAEAADLIGQAVAAKRDVPDYHANLAYALQALGRSAEAERAARNALRLRRPFPEAANTLGNALNAQGKAAEAADAYRAALRARPDYAEAEGNLGAVLRSLGHSAEAEPLLRHALAANPSLTEARAALGLALLDLGRADEGEAELRAVLARRPDHAAAALALAGSLQRRGKDAEPAYRLYLTLEPADAEGWNAYGLALQGADRIEPAADAFARAVRLGPKMAEAMTNLGTVRRLQGLAADSAELQRRALDLRPGYAAAHTNLALALQDLGDDAGAEREFTNALDADPAQALARFNRAILRLRQGRLAEGWEDYAVRFDSGRLRPRRPFNIPEWEGDELAGRRLLLWAEQGLGDEFMFGALLPEALSRFPAAIVECEPRLVPLFQRSFPRTTVRAPTRRPTDSDCHLPFGSLPRLLWKTATVPPPPAGWLKPDSERVAAWRSRLDALGPGLRVGIAWTSRRITTERRQSYTDLEEWNSLLRLPGVHAVSLQYDGREEEIAAVEERLRLRIHRWPDLDQIADLEGTAALMANLDLAITVASSAGEMAAALGVPVWRLGRRDWTQLGTAVRPWFPTMRCIHPDGAAGIGGAIPKAVQMLTRLSAGDL